The DNA window aagccaccgcaacgagaagcctgtgcaccgcagcgaagactagcccccgctcgccgcaactagagaaagcccgcaagcagcaacaaagacccaacgcagccaaaaatacataaaaataaaaaactttttcaaaaacatgatcagggcttccctggtggtgcagtggttgagggtccgcctgccgacgcagggaacacgggttcgtgccccggtccgggaagatcctgcatgccgcggagcggttggccCGTGAACCATGCCCACTGAGccagcacgtctggagcctgtgctccgaaatgggagaggccacaacagtgagaggcccgcgtaccgcaaaataaataaataaaataaaataaaataaaatgaaataaataaagatcattttttaaacctcagtagaatggttgacatataataaatactgaataaaacaatttaattatactaagattgttttaattttataacagcttttatcttcaggaagcaactgccacaaatattttactattaagaCAGAACTTTACCTAAACATACATGAGTATTTTCCATTTACATCTGAAATGATAGGCCAAGCATTAAAGGAACTTCATGGAACATTTAGATAGGTCCGTTTTATGTTGCCAAGGGGGTGGTCTATTTGAgtggtttttttctctagaatgcctgaaatcaaaggaaaatattaaccttaaaggtgattaatatttaaagttccatttgcggtgtatctttttttctctaaaaatgaaggACACGAGTATTCTGGCCCCTGGAGGACTTTAACAGTAGCTTTCTACCAACCACAGCCCCGGCTGTTGGGCAGCACAGATACCGCGAGGTCTACGGGGCGGAGCCTTGGAGGGGGCGGAGCTTAGCGTGACATTTTGCGACTAGGATTCCACTGGCTTCACCTGTAACATCTCTCGCTGTCTGTTGCGTAGACGAATCGGCGTGACGAGCTGAAGATTCGAaggcgccagccccagccccgcgcCAGACGCCGTTCCCTTAGAAACCTGAACTGCAGGACCAACTGCAGGAGGCAGCCCCGGAGCTCCGAGGACTCGTCCCGTACCGCGCCGTCCTGCCGTCCCCGCatcgcgccgccccgccccggcttgCCTCAGCCGTCGTTGAAACCCGTCACAGCGTGCAGGATCGAGCGCGGCCCTCGCCCTCTGCCAGGCCCCGGGGGCGCCGTCCGTCGGTCGAGGTCATGGGCAGCCGGTCCCGCAGCCCCAGTGCCTACCCTGCGGACTGGTGGGGACCGCAGACCGAAGGACCCGGCCCCGCCAAGCGCCGCCGAACGGAGGAGCCCGAGGGCCCCGAGTCCGAGTCCGAGTCCGAGGCGGCGCCCAGCCTGGACAACCTGACGGGACCTCCGGCCGCGGACGCGCTCACTTCCGTAGTGGTCCTGCCCGCCGGCtgtgccctgcacctgcccctagATGACGTCGACGTGCTGCTGGAGCCCGAGCCCACGTCCGTGCTGCAAGTGTCTCTCCGAGATCACACCCTCATGCTGGTCCCCgaggccctcctgggctggggcgtGGAAGGCCCGTGGGGACAGGGCCTGCAACGGGCCGCTTTCCTGAGCGCTCCAGGGGAGTACATGGCCCTGGAGCCGGGATTCTTCTGcgcagctgtcccagagatcgCCCGCCAAGAAGAGGTCAACAGGGAGGAAGCAGATGCCGAGCTCCTGCCGCCtgggatggaggctgaagccGGCTCCGTCGCTGAGCTCCGCAGCATCACCGCAAGGGTGTCGGGACCCAGCGCGCAGGGCTTTGTCCCAGAGCCCTGTCCTTGGGCGCCCAATCCTAGTCCAGAGAAAGGCTCTCCTCACCACGACGACAACCTGGACATGCACCTTCTGGAGCCCTTTCCGGACTCACCACTCCAACCTCTACCTCCCTCTCCTATTCCGGGTCCTCACGAGCGCCCCCAACGCCCTTATGGTCCTAAGCGCAAGGCCCAGAGATGTCTGTTCCCCGAATGAACTCCACcccggtacacacacacactggaggcCCAATGCATTTCCCGGCGTCTTTTACACTGAATGTCCTACAACCTGGAAATTAAGCATCTCGTGGGCCAACAACTCCTTTTCCCCTCCAGACTGGCTATAGTAGCAGGAGAAGTTAtgtcaggaaaagaaagcagactCTAGACCTCagctttgaaatggaaaatctgccCAGGGATACCGGACAGTGTGTGTTCAGAttttaaacatcattctcaggccTATCCATTCCCGCTCGTTTGCAtcagttattttctctcaaattctACTCTCTCCAGCACCATACCCTATTGCTACCctatttctccccaaaccaataaataactggatttctcatgttatatgttttcccatgaatttataaagatttttagccatggcttttctctttcttggtgtttTGAGCTGCTCTCCTGGAAAGCTGCAAAATAGTGTGATGGTTACTATACATAATTGTATGATGTTTGTTCATAGCTTCCTCTTaacctgaggaagttctcttccagtcaagttcacttttcattatgaataaatgctggattttatcagatgttttcaGCATGTATTAGGATACACATTTCCTTTTTGAATCTGTTCCTCTGGTTATTTTGACTCAGAGACTGATgtaaaatgtttgcattcctgCTATTCCACATTATCCATACCTTCTAAATTCTACCccgagttttttcttttgtaaatcaaacctctaacttttaaaacattaatttaggggcctccctggtggcgcagtggttaagaatctgcctgctaatgcaggggacacgggttcgagccctggtccgggaagatcccacatgccgtggagcaactaagcccatgagccacagctgaagcccgcgcacctacagcccatgcttcgccaccagagaagccactgcagtgagaagcccgtgcacctcaacgaagagcagcccccgctcaccgcaaccagagaaagcccgtgctcagcaacaaagacccaatgcagccaaaaataaataaatttaaaaatttaaaaataaaacattaattaattaccatatttgtttcacatttttataaaagaaataaaatctacaggtaaagctgaagacaagatggtttcagtttttttaaacatcaatactatttatattcaccaacatgctttaaccatttcctctctacctttttattcttatattccactctcaaagtctagcctcaattttcttcttgctgaagaatatactttaatagttctttccactataccctatgtgtagtaaattatcttggttttgtaaatctcaacatgttttgtgtagtacactctcatagtcttgtatatctgaaaatttttattatatattcattcctaattctaaagtgttatttaagtactttaaagacaTTACTCCATTGTTCTGCCATTTCTTATTGTTGTTGCAGGCAAGAGGTCTCTGCCAATCAAGTTgttattccttttatatttgattcagctgttcattagcacattttttaatttaattttattttttaattgaagtatagttgatttacattgttgtgctactttctggtgtacagcaaagttatatattttttttccatattcttttacatggttatggtttattacaggatattgaatatagttccctgtgctatacagtaggaccttgttgtttatctgttttacattgaaTACATAATAgctttatatctgctaatcccaaactcctaatttatctctcccccaccctctttcccctttggtaaacataaggttgttttctatgtctgtgagtctatttctgttttgtaaataagttcatttgtatcatattttagattccacttacaagtgatatcatatgatatttacctttctttgacttacttcacttagtatgataatctctaggtccatccatgttgctacaaatggcatcatctcattctcatttatggctgagtagtattcctttgtataggtatgccacatctttttatccattcatctgtagatagacatttaggttgcttccatgtcttgggtattttttttcatttatttatttaattttgggctgtgttgggttttgttgctgcacgtgggctttctctagttgcagcgagcgggggctacccttcgttgaagtgcacaggcttctcattacgatggcttctcttgttgcagagcacgggctctaggtgcacgggcctcagtaattgtggcatgtgggctcagtagctgtggctcgtgggctctaagctagcgggcttcagtagttgtggcacacgggcttagttgcttggcggcatgtggggtcttcccagcccagggctcaaacctgtgtcccctgcactggcaggcagattcttaaccactgcaccaccaaggaagtcgccagttggctattttaaatagtgctactatgaatattggggtgcatgtatcttttcaaattagagttttctcgggatatttgcccaggagtgggactgctggaccatatagcaactctttttagtttttaaaggaatctccatactgttctccataatggctgcaccaatttacattcccttcaacactgtaggagagttcccttttctccacaccctctccagcacttattatatgtggactttttaatgatgctcatgctgaccagtgtgacgtgatacctcattgtagtttgatttgcatttgtctagtaattagtgatattgagcatattttcatgtgcttttcggacttctgtatgtcttctttggagaaatgtctatttaggtcttctgctcattttttttttttttttgcggtatgcgggcctctcactgttgtggcctcccccgttgcggagcacaggctccggacgcgcaggctcagcggccatggctcacgggcccagccgctccgcggcatatgggatcctcccagaccggggcacgaacccgtgtcccctgcatcggcaggcggactctcaaccacttgcgccaccagggaggccctcatttttttttttttttttttttttttttgcagtacatgggcctctcactgttgtggcctctcccgttgcggagcacaggctccggatgcgcaggctcagcagccatggctcacgggcccagccgctccgcgggatgtgggatcttcccggaccggggcacgaacccgtgtcccctgcatcggcaggcggactctcaaccactgcgccaccagggaagccctacactgaagtctttaatgcattttgagatgacttttgtgtgtggtgtgagatagtggtctagtttcttttctttttttcttagcatgtggctgtccagttttcccaacaccattttttaatctaaatttatttatttatttatttttggctgcgttgggtcttcattgcagtccatgggcttctcattgcagtggcttctcttgttgcggagcacaggctctaggcacacgggcttcggtagcTGTAGAACAGgtgatcagtagttgtggctcgcgggctctagagaacaggctcagtcgttgtggcgcacgggcttagttgccccgtggcatgtgggatcttgccagaccaggaattgaacccgtgtccccctgcatggGCAGACGGAttttaaaccactgcaccaccaggtaagttcccccgtcaccatttattgaagagactgtccttttccattatacgctctttgcttccttgccatgaattaattatccatatatatatgggtttaCTCCCAGGTTCTCAattatgttccattgacctatgtatcggcttttctgcaaatataatgctgttttgattattgtagctttataatatagttttaactcagagagtgtgataccttcaactctgttctttttatcagcattgctttggctgttcagggtctcttAGGTTTTCATGTAAATCTAagacttttttattctatttttgcaaaaaatatccttgggactttgatagagattgcattgaatctgaagttTGCTTTAGGTAATATAGACATTTGAACgatgttatttcttccaatccatgagtgcagaacacttttccacttatgtgtctcctcaggcaagggaaacacaagcaaaagtaaacaaataggattacatccaactaagaagtttctgcagagtaaaggaaaccaggaacaaaatgaaaagggaacctacctaatggaagaagatccttgcaaatcatatatccaataaggggttaacatccaaaatatagaaagaactcacaacaacaacaaaaataaaacaaccccaaaatgggtACAGGAcatcttccaaagaagacatagatggccattagacacatgaaaagatgttcaccatcacaaattattagagaaatgcaaatcaaaaccacaaaagtctatttctcttaaagtctatgtctgatataagtattgctccccagctttctttttatttccttttgcatggagtacctttttccatcccctcagtttcagtctgtgtgtgtctttagatctgaagtgagtctcttgtaggcagcatatatatgggtcttgcttttgcatccattcagccactcttttttttttttcaaaacaaacaactttttattgaagtatagttggtttacaatgttgtattagtttcaggtgtacagcaaagtgatctatatatgtatatattctttttcagattcttttccattataagttattatatacaagatattgaatatagttccctgtgccatacagtaggtccttatttatctatcgccctatgtcttttgattgcagcatttagtccatttacttttaataattattgatgtgtatgttcttattgccattttattaattgttttggcattgttttgtagtgcttttttcttcctttcttctttcattcttttgtcttgtgatttgatgactatctttaatgtcatgttcaaattctttcctcttttttctgtgtgcatctattatagatttttgtttgtgtctatcatgaagtttatatacagtgatatattgttatatgtgattgttttaagttgctgatctcaaatctcaaatgcatttaacaaccctacaattgtactctcctccccgtatgattactgtttttgacatcatattttacatctaattattttgtgtatccccaaactgcttactgtagatacagatgatattactacttttggcttttaaccttcctactagctttgtacatggttgattttctatctttactgtatatttttttaatctgtctcctaaggaaaaggaaacaaaagccaaaataaacaaatgggacctaattaaacctaaaagttttcacacagcaaaggaaaccatcaacaaaatgaaaagacaacctactgaatggggaaaatatttgggaatgagatgaccaataaggagttaatatccaaaatatataaacagctcatacaactcaataggaaaaagcaaacaacctgatttaaaaatgggcagaaggaacaggatagaaagcccagagataaacccacacacatatggtcaccttatctttgataaaggaggcagggatgtacagtggagaaaggacagcctcttcaataagaagtgctgggaaaactggacaggtacatgtaaaagtatgagattagatcactccctaataccatacaccaaaataagctcaaaatggattaaagacctcaatgtaaggccagaaactatcaaactcttagaggaaaatataggcagaacactctatgacataaaccacagcaagatcctttttgacccacctcctagagaaatggaaacaaaaacaaaaataaaccaatgtgacctaatgaaacttcaaaggttttgcacagcaaaggaaaccataaacaagaccaaaagacaaccctcagaatgggagaaaatatttgcaaatgaagcaactgacaaaggattaatctccaaaatttataagcaccgcatgcagctcaatagaaaacaaacaaacaacccaatccaaaaatgggcagaagtcctaaatagacatttctccaaagaagatatacagactgccaacaaacacatgaaagaatgctcaacgtcattaatctttagagaaatgcaaatcaaaactacaatgagatatcatatcacaccagtcagaatggccatcatctaaaagtctagaaataataaatgctggagagggcgtggagaaaagggaacactcttgtactgctggtcggaatgtgaattggtacagccactatggagaacagtatggaggttccttaaaaaactacaaatagaactaccatatgacccagcaatcccactactgggcatataccctgagaaaaccataattcaaaaggagtcatgtaccaaaatattcattgcagctctatttacaataccccagagatggaaacaacctaagtgtccatcattggatgaatggataaagaagatgtggcacatatatacaatggaatattacacagccataaaaagaaacgaaattgagctatctgtaatgaggtggatggacctggagtctgtcatacagagtgaagtcagtcagaaagagaaagacaaataccatgtgctaacacatatatatggaatttaagaaaaaaatgtcatgaagtacccaggggtaagacaggaataaagacacagacctactacagaatggacttgaggatatggggaggggcaagggtaagctctgacaaagcaagagagaggcatggacatatatacactaccaaatataaaacagatagctagtgggaagcagccacatagcacagggagatcagctcagtgctttgtgaccacctagaggggtgggatagggagggtgggagggagggagacgcaagagggaagacatatgggaacatatgtatatgtataactgattcactttgttataaggcagaaactaacacaccattgtaaagcaattatattccaataaagatgtaaaaaaaaaaagtttatacaactctcctcagtactctgtaataacgtatatgggaacagaatctgaaaaacagtggatatatgtataactgattcactttgctgtacacctgaaactaacacaacattgtaaatcaactacactccaataaaaatcaattaacaaaaatgggcggaagaggtgaacagacatttttccaaagaagacataacagttggccaacaggcacatgaaaagatgctcaacatcactaaccgtcagagaaatacaaatcaaaccaccatgagataccacctcacacctgtaagaacaCCTAACATCAAAACGACCACAAATAACGAATGTTGGCTAGGTTGTGAAATAAAGGGAACccccgtacactgttggtgggaatgtgaattggtgcagccactgtggaaaacagtgtggaggttcctcaaaaaactaaatagaattaccatttgataCAGCAGTTCCacacctgggtatatatccaaagaaaacaaaaacactactttgaaaagatacatgcagctgaatgttcatggcagcattatttatgacagccaaaatatggaaacaacctaagtgtccatcaacagatgaacagctaaagaagatgtgatgtgatatatatatgcatgtgtgtgtctgtgtgtatgtatatactcagccatagaaaaagagtgaaattttgtcatttacaacaacatggatagacttgtagggtattatgcatagtgaaataagtcagacagagaaagacaaatactgttatgttatcacttaaacatggaatcagaaaataaaacaaactagtgaatataacaaaaaagaaacagattcacagatatagagaacaaactagtggttacaagtggggagaggcaagataggggtaagagatgaagaggtataaactactatgtttaaagtaattaagctacaaggatatattgtacaacacagggaatacagccaatatttattttttggccgtaccacgcAGCActcggggatcttagttccctgaacagggactgaacccgggccccctgcagtggaagcatggagtcttaaccactggacctccaggca is part of the Mesoplodon densirostris isolate mMesDen1 chromosome 5, mMesDen1 primary haplotype, whole genome shotgun sequence genome and encodes:
- the LOC132490553 gene encoding proline-rich protein 23C-like gives rise to the protein MGSRSRSPSAYPADWWGPQTEGPGPAKRRRTEEPEGPESESESEAAPSLDNLTGPPAADALTSVVVLPAGCALHLPLDDVDVLLEPEPTSVLQVSLRDHTLMLVPEALLGWGVEGPWGQGLQRAAFLSAPGEYMALEPGFFCAAVPEIARQEEVNREEADAELLPPGMEAEAGSVAELRSITARVSGPSAQGFVPEPCPWAPNPSPEKGSPHHDDNLDMHLLEPFPDSPLQPLPPSPIPGPHERPQRPYGPKRKAQRCLFPE